In the genome of Sciurus carolinensis chromosome 3, mSciCar1.2, whole genome shotgun sequence, one region contains:
- the LOC124981276 gene encoding probable low-specificity L-threonine aldolase 2 isoform X1 has protein sequence MLCGLARAAALRFRAPCARWSGSRAGVPAHVVDLRSDTVTRPGPAMRRAMAEAVVGDDDFGEDPTVRELQEKAAQLLGVEQTLFVPTNTMANLICVMGHCRRRGSQLLLGQECHLHVYEQGGVAQIAGVHSHLLPDLPYGTLDLAELERVITRGLGSPYHPVCELVCLENTHSSSGGRVLPMDYLRQVHLLAQSHGARVHLDGARLMNAAVALRVPPARIVEHCDSVSFCLSKGLGAPVGALVGGPKDFIEEAWRLRKALGGGMRQAGVLAAAALVGLAEAEEVLPRDHENARRFAKGLQALASPICSVDPAAVETNMVLVKVEGLPPAELCQRLQSVSSDEVARTGRAVSVLLFPWTEQSVRAVWHRDISAQDTELALRKWEFVLRQLGP, from the exons ATGCTCTGCGGACTGGCCCGGGCCGCGGCCCTGAGATTCAGGGCGCCCTGCGCACGATGGTCTGGGAGCCGGGCGGGGGTCCCAGCCCACGTGGTGGACCTGCGCAGCGACACGGTGACCAGGCCTGGACCGGCCATGAGGCGCGCCATGGCCGAGGCGGTCGTGGGGGACGACGACTTCGGCGAGGACCCCACCGTCCGCG AGCTGCAGGAAAAGGCTGCCCAGCTGCTCGGGGTGGAGCAGACTCTGTTTGTGCCCACCAATACCATGGCCAACCTCATCTGTG TGATGGGTCACTGCCGGCGCCGGGGCTCCCAGCTCCTCCTTGGTCAGGAGTGCCACCTCCACGTCTATGAGCAGGGCGGAGTGGCTCAG ATTGCTGGGGTACACTCTCACTTGCTCCCAGACCTGCCCTATGGGACCCTGGACCTGGCTGAGCTGGAGAGGGTGATCACTCGGGGCCTTGGGAGCCCCTATCACCCGGTGTGTGAGCTTGTGTGCCTAGAGAACACAcatagcagctcaggaggccgggTCCTCCCTATGGACTACCTCCGCCAG GTACACCTCCTGGCCCAGTCCCATGGGGCCCGTGTCCACCTGGACGGAGCCCGACTGATGAATGCCGCAGTGGCTCTGCGTGTCCCCCCCGCCCGCATCGTGGAGCACTGTGACTCtgtgtctttctgtctctccaaG GGCCTGGGTGCACCAGTGGGGGCCCTGGTTGGGGGACCCAAGGACTTCATCGAAGAAGCCTGGCGCCTCCGTAAAGCCCTGGGTGGGGGCATGCGCCAAGCTGGGGTGCTAGCCGCAGCCGCCCTGGTGGGACTCGCTGAGGCAGAGGAAGTGCTGCCAAGGGACCATGAGAACGCCCGGAGATTTGCCAAAG GACTCCAGGCCCTGGCATCGCCCATCTGCTCTGTGGATCCTGCTGCTGTGGAGACCAACATGGTGCTGGTGAAGGTGGAGGGGCTGCCCCCTGCGGAGCTGTGCCAGCGCCTGCAGTCCGTGAGCTCCGACGAGGTGGCCCGGACTGGCCGTGCTGTCAGCGTGCTGCTGTTCCCCTGGACAGAGCAGTCTGTGCGTGCCGTGTGGCACCGTGACATCTCCGCCCAGGACACTGAACTGGCGCTGAGGAAGTGGGAGTTTGTGCTGAGGCAACTGGGGCCCTGA
- the LOC124981276 gene encoding low-specificity L-threonine aldolase 1-like isoform X3, which yields MLCGLARAAALRFRAPCARWSGSRAGVPAHVVDLRSDTVTRPGPAMRRAMAEAVVGDDDFGEDPTVRELQEKAAQLLGVEQTLFVPTNTMANLICVMGHCRRRGSQLLLGQECHLHVYEQGGVAQIAGVHSHLLPDLPYGTLDLAELERVITRGLGSPYHPVCELVCLENTHSSSGGRVLPMDYLRQVHLLAQSHGARVHLDGARLMNAAVALRVPPARIVEHCDSVSFCLSKGLGAPVGALVGGPKDFIEEAWRLRKALGGGMRQAGVLAAAALVGLAEAEEVLPRDHENARRFAKVPGAWKRSVQSGITVLCRVRG from the exons ATGCTCTGCGGACTGGCCCGGGCCGCGGCCCTGAGATTCAGGGCGCCCTGCGCACGATGGTCTGGGAGCCGGGCGGGGGTCCCAGCCCACGTGGTGGACCTGCGCAGCGACACGGTGACCAGGCCTGGACCGGCCATGAGGCGCGCCATGGCCGAGGCGGTCGTGGGGGACGACGACTTCGGCGAGGACCCCACCGTCCGCG AGCTGCAGGAAAAGGCTGCCCAGCTGCTCGGGGTGGAGCAGACTCTGTTTGTGCCCACCAATACCATGGCCAACCTCATCTGTG TGATGGGTCACTGCCGGCGCCGGGGCTCCCAGCTCCTCCTTGGTCAGGAGTGCCACCTCCACGTCTATGAGCAGGGCGGAGTGGCTCAG ATTGCTGGGGTACACTCTCACTTGCTCCCAGACCTGCCCTATGGGACCCTGGACCTGGCTGAGCTGGAGAGGGTGATCACTCGGGGCCTTGGGAGCCCCTATCACCCGGTGTGTGAGCTTGTGTGCCTAGAGAACACAcatagcagctcaggaggccgggTCCTCCCTATGGACTACCTCCGCCAG GTACACCTCCTGGCCCAGTCCCATGGGGCCCGTGTCCACCTGGACGGAGCCCGACTGATGAATGCCGCAGTGGCTCTGCGTGTCCCCCCCGCCCGCATCGTGGAGCACTGTGACTCtgtgtctttctgtctctccaaG GGCCTGGGTGCACCAGTGGGGGCCCTGGTTGGGGGACCCAAGGACTTCATCGAAGAAGCCTGGCGCCTCCGTAAAGCCCTGGGTGGGGGCATGCGCCAAGCTGGGGTGCTAGCCGCAGCCGCCCTGGTGGGACTCGCTGAGGCAGAGGAAGTGCTGCCAAGGGACCATGAGAACGCCCGGAGATTTGCCAAAG TGCCTGGTGCTTGGAAGCGCTCAGTGCAGTCAGGAATCACGGTTCTCTGCAGAGTCAGAGGGTGA
- the LOC124981276 gene encoding uncharacterized protein R102.4-like isoform X2: MLCGLARAAALRFRAPCARWSGSRAGVPAHVVDLRSDTVTRPGPAMRRAMAEAVVGDDDFGEDPTVRELQEKAAQLLGVEQTLFVPTNTMANLICVMGHCRRRGSQLLLGQECHLHVYEQGGVAQVHLLAQSHGARVHLDGARLMNAAVALRVPPARIVEHCDSVSFCLSKGLGAPVGALVGGPKDFIEEAWRLRKALGGGMRQAGVLAAAALVGLAEAEEVLPRDHENARRFAKGLQALASPICSVDPAAVETNMVLVKVEGLPPAELCQRLQSVSSDEVARTGRAVSVLLFPWTEQSVRAVWHRDISAQDTELALRKWEFVLRQLGP; this comes from the exons ATGCTCTGCGGACTGGCCCGGGCCGCGGCCCTGAGATTCAGGGCGCCCTGCGCACGATGGTCTGGGAGCCGGGCGGGGGTCCCAGCCCACGTGGTGGACCTGCGCAGCGACACGGTGACCAGGCCTGGACCGGCCATGAGGCGCGCCATGGCCGAGGCGGTCGTGGGGGACGACGACTTCGGCGAGGACCCCACCGTCCGCG AGCTGCAGGAAAAGGCTGCCCAGCTGCTCGGGGTGGAGCAGACTCTGTTTGTGCCCACCAATACCATGGCCAACCTCATCTGTG TGATGGGTCACTGCCGGCGCCGGGGCTCCCAGCTCCTCCTTGGTCAGGAGTGCCACCTCCACGTCTATGAGCAGGGCGGAGTGGCTCAG GTACACCTCCTGGCCCAGTCCCATGGGGCCCGTGTCCACCTGGACGGAGCCCGACTGATGAATGCCGCAGTGGCTCTGCGTGTCCCCCCCGCCCGCATCGTGGAGCACTGTGACTCtgtgtctttctgtctctccaaG GGCCTGGGTGCACCAGTGGGGGCCCTGGTTGGGGGACCCAAGGACTTCATCGAAGAAGCCTGGCGCCTCCGTAAAGCCCTGGGTGGGGGCATGCGCCAAGCTGGGGTGCTAGCCGCAGCCGCCCTGGTGGGACTCGCTGAGGCAGAGGAAGTGCTGCCAAGGGACCATGAGAACGCCCGGAGATTTGCCAAAG GACTCCAGGCCCTGGCATCGCCCATCTGCTCTGTGGATCCTGCTGCTGTGGAGACCAACATGGTGCTGGTGAAGGTGGAGGGGCTGCCCCCTGCGGAGCTGTGCCAGCGCCTGCAGTCCGTGAGCTCCGACGAGGTGGCCCGGACTGGCCGTGCTGTCAGCGTGCTGCTGTTCCCCTGGACAGAGCAGTCTGTGCGTGCCGTGTGGCACCGTGACATCTCCGCCCAGGACACTGAACTGGCGCTGAGGAAGTGGGAGTTTGTGCTGAGGCAACTGGGGCCCTGA
- the Tmem235 gene encoding transmembrane protein 235 has translation MARLGALLLAAALGALLSFALLAAAVASDYWYVLEVADAREQLSSHSGLWRTCEGQSGCVPLMDPFTSQGPDVSASVLHLLSLHRAVMVVLPLSLILIACGWVCGLLSSLARSVPLLLLTGCYFLLGGALTLAGVSVYISYSHLAFVETARQYGLQHVQGVRISFGWSVALAWGSCVLEALSGTLLLAAARALSLSRLPGAPHSVVI, from the exons ATGGCCCGGCTGGGCGCGCTGCTGCTGGCCGCCGCCCTGGGCGCGCTGCTCAGCTTCGCGCTGCTGGCCGCCGCGGTCGCCAGCGACTACTGGTACGTCCTGGAGGTGGCGGACGCCCGCGAGCAGCTCTCCTCGCACTCGGGGCTCTGGCGCACCTGCGAAG GGCAGAGCGGCTGCGTTCCCCTGATGGACCCCTTCACCAGCCAGGGCCCGGACGTCTCCGCCTCAGTGCTGCACCTCCTCT CGCTGCACCGTGCCGTCATGGTGGTCCTTCCGTTGAGCCTAATCCTCATTGCCTGCGGCTGGGTCTGCGGCCTTCTCAGCTCCCTGGCCCGGAGTGTCCCTCTGCTGCTACTCACTGGCTGCTACTTCTTGCTGGGGG GTGCCCTGACTCTGGCAGGGGTCAGCGTCTATATCAGCTACTCGCACCTGGCCTTTGTGGAGACGGCCCGCCAGTACGGCCTGCAGCATGTGCAGGGTGTCCGCATCAGCTTCGGCTGGTCGGTGGCCCTGGCCTGGGGCTCCTGCGTCTTGGAGGCGCTCAGTGGCACCCTCCTGCTGGCAGCCGCCCGAGCCCTCAGCCTGAGCAGGCTCCCGGGTGCTCCCCACTCTGTGGTCATCTGA